One Ignavibacteria bacterium genomic window carries:
- the glgB gene encoding 1,4-alpha-glucan branching protein GlgB codes for MKTKDELNKITSFESSSPFSVLGPKLDTKNKTLTITSYLPFALDAWIKLKKKHREKFELHGKIQMKRINPQNIYQAEFENVKEIFPYSILFEDQNGTSYEIQDPYAYPLQITDYDLYLIGEGNHFKIYEKLGAKIRKINKATGVHFAVWAPHAKAVSVIGDFNNWKEGVHPMENLNGQGVWSLFVPGINEGEKYKYAIKSQRNEIKIKSDPFAFQAEVRPQTASVVCSLKDYKWKDSDWMKERARNNFKRKPMSIYEVHLGSWKRNLNEESEYPQNEWGFMNYRELAHKIVEYAKEMGFTHLELLPVMEHPLDTSWGYQVVNYFAPTSRFGTPEDFMYFVDYCHCNNIGVILDWVPAHFPTDEHGLNDFDGEQIYAYQNPKKAFHKDWGTLIFDYGKNEVVNFLVSNALFWFSKYHIDGLRVDAVASMLYLDYSRNDGEWEPNIHGGNENLEAVEFIKKLNKSVHKYNKGIVMIAEESTNWQGVTKPVHLGGLGFDMKWNMGWMHDVLKYFSTDPIYRKYNHNQITFSLWYSFNENYLLPISHDEVVHGKRSLIDKMPGDQWQKFANLRLFFGFMYGHPGKKLNFMGSDFAQFREWNCEWQLDWNLFENDYNKKLNLYFKDLQKLYLAHKEFWEVDFESRGFNWIDFSDAEQSVLSFIRYSNDKKDFLVFTCNMTPVLRENYLIGVPEAGFYKEIFNSDAVIYGGSGKGNLGGVESFEEKRFHHDNSLSLTLPPLAINIFKIEQRSSKVERNLEDQNLSDDIMNDAESIVHNVNLTEQAQSPERIIDN; via the coding sequence ATGAAGACAAAGGATGAACTAAATAAAATTACCTCTTTTGAATCTTCATCGCCGTTTTCGGTCCTTGGACCTAAGCTTGATACGAAAAACAAAACACTAACCATTACATCCTACCTTCCCTTTGCTCTTGATGCATGGATTAAGCTCAAAAAGAAGCACAGAGAAAAATTTGAATTGCACGGCAAGATTCAGATGAAGCGTATCAACCCGCAGAATATTTATCAGGCGGAGTTTGAGAACGTAAAGGAAATTTTCCCTTACTCAATTTTATTTGAAGACCAAAACGGAACCTCATATGAAATTCAAGACCCCTATGCATATCCGCTTCAAATCACTGATTATGATTTATATTTAATCGGTGAAGGAAATCATTTTAAGATTTATGAAAAGCTCGGCGCAAAAATACGAAAGATTAACAAAGCTACTGGTGTTCATTTTGCTGTGTGGGCTCCTCATGCGAAGGCGGTGAGCGTAATCGGAGATTTTAATAACTGGAAAGAAGGTGTTCATCCGATGGAAAATCTCAACGGTCAGGGAGTATGGAGCTTGTTTGTACCGGGCATTAATGAAGGGGAAAAATATAAATACGCAATCAAGTCGCAGAGAAATGAAATAAAAATTAAATCCGACCCGTTTGCGTTTCAGGCGGAGGTTCGTCCGCAAACTGCATCGGTTGTCTGTTCACTTAAAGATTATAAATGGAAAGATAGTGATTGGATGAAAGAACGTGCAAGAAATAATTTTAAACGCAAGCCGATGTCGATTTACGAAGTTCATCTTGGCTCGTGGAAAAGAAACTTGAATGAAGAATCCGAGTATCCCCAAAACGAATGGGGCTTTATGAATTACCGTGAGCTTGCTCACAAGATTGTTGAATATGCAAAGGAAATGGGTTTCACACATCTCGAGCTTTTGCCGGTGATGGAGCATCCGCTTGATACATCGTGGGGATATCAGGTTGTAAATTATTTTGCGCCTACAAGCAGATTTGGCACGCCGGAGGACTTTATGTATTTTGTTGACTACTGTCACTGTAACAATATCGGAGTAATACTCGACTGGGTTCCCGCGCATTTCCCGACTGATGAGCACGGCTTGAATGATTTTGACGGCGAGCAGATTTATGCTTACCAAAACCCGAAGAAAGCTTTTCATAAAGATTGGGGAACACTTATTTTCGACTATGGAAAAAATGAAGTAGTGAATTTTCTCGTATCAAATGCACTGTTTTGGTTTAGCAAATATCACATAGACGGACTTCGTGTCGATGCTGTTGCATCAATGCTGTATCTTGATTACTCACGAAATGACGGCGAGTGGGAGCCGAACATCCATGGCGGCAATGAAAATCTTGAAGCGGTTGAATTCATAAAAAAGTTAAACAAGTCGGTTCATAAATATAACAAAGGCATTGTGATGATTGCCGAGGAATCAACAAACTGGCAGGGAGTTACAAAACCCGTTCATCTCGGAGGACTCGGCTTTGATATGAAATGGAACATGGGCTGGATGCATGACGTGCTGAAATATTTTTCGACTGACCCGATTTATAGAAAGTATAATCATAACCAGATTACTTTTTCGCTTTGGTATTCATTTAATGAAAATTATTTGCTGCCGATTTCTCATGATGAAGTTGTTCATGGCAAACGTTCATTAATTGACAAAATGCCGGGAGACCAATGGCAGAAATTTGCGAACTTGCGTTTGTTTTTTGGGTTTATGTACGGGCATCCCGGAAAAAAATTGAATTTTATGGGAAGCGATTTTGCTCAGTTCAGGGAATGGAACTGTGAGTGGCAGCTTGATTGGAATTTGTTTGAGAATGATTATAACAAAAAACTAAATTTATATTTTAAAGATTTACAGAAATTATATCTTGCTCATAAGGAGTTCTGGGAAGTGGATTTTGAAAGCAGGGGATTCAACTGGATTGATTTTTCAGACGCAGAGCAAAGCGTTTTGAGCTTTATCCGATACTCAAATGACAAAAAAGATTTTCTTGTATTCACTTGCAATATGACGCCGGTACTTCGCGAAAATTATCTGATTGGTGTTCCGGAAGCCGGATTTTATAAGGAAATTTTTAACAGTGATGCAGTAATTTATGGGGGAAGCGGAAAAGGAAATCTTGGCGGTGTTGAATCATTCGAAGAAAAGAGATTTCATCATGATAACTCTTTAAGTCTCACCCTTCCTCCGCTTGCAATAAATATTTTTAAGATTGAGCAAAGGTCTTCTAAAGTTGAAAGAAATTTAGAAGACCAAAATTTATCAGATGATATTATGAATGATGCTGAGAGTATAGTTCATAACGTAAATTTAACTGAGCAGGCACAATCCCCTGAAAGAATTATCGATAATTAA
- a CDS encoding SLC13 family permease — MSIEILSLAGFIIAIILGSIRSDINTGIISIALAFGIGFYAAGFSIYEISSFFPSELFLILVGITLMFYMAKDNGTLEKITRFAIWLTKGKSYLIPILLFALASILSAIGAGNIAAVAIIAPIGMPIAYKFKINPLLSSIMICTGANAGTFSPISPTGIINQSLMKGIGIEDSSLWFEIFLLTLILQSLAAIAAYFLFKGYKKQDHIDHDKHLNHLHLRSPPKDNS; from the coding sequence ATGAGCATAGAGATATTATCATTAGCTGGATTTATTATTGCAATTATTTTAGGAAGCATAAGAAGTGATATCAATACGGGCATTATTTCTATTGCACTGGCGTTTGGAATAGGATTTTATGCTGCGGGGTTCAGTATATACGAGATATCTTCTTTTTTTCCTTCAGAGCTGTTTCTCATATTAGTCGGCATTACTCTCATGTTTTATATGGCTAAAGACAACGGAACGCTTGAGAAGATTACAAGATTTGCAATCTGGCTTACAAAGGGTAAAAGCTATCTGATACCAATATTGTTGTTTGCATTAGCATCTATCTTATCTGCAATCGGAGCAGGCAACATTGCTGCAGTTGCAATAATTGCTCCGATAGGAATGCCTATTGCATATAAATTTAAGATAAATCCTTTGTTAAGTTCAATAATGATTTGCACAGGAGCGAATGCAGGTACATTCTCACCTATATCCCCGACGGGAATTATAAATCAGTCATTAATGAAAGGTATAGGTATTGAAGATAGTAGTTTATGGTTCGAAATTTTTTTATTAACCCTCATACTTCAAAGCTTAGCTGCAATTGCTGCTTACTTTCTTTTCAAGGGCTATAAAAAGCAAGACCACATTGACCATGACAAGCATTTAAATCATCTTCACCTTCGAAGCCCACCAAAAGACAATTCATAA